The genomic interval TATAAGGGAGACAAGGTAAGAGATGAGGctttttaaatgtgcatttgTGGTCAATGACAATTATAGGAAGTCAGATCATATGGGCCATTCTAAGTTCTCTGGCTTTTACTGAGTGTGATGAGAGACTGCTGAGATTTTTAATGGTGTGACTTTCATTTCAACAGGATTGTTCTGGCTGGTGTATGGAGAAAAGACTTTAGAGAATAACAGTGGAAACAGAACACAAGAAGCGGctgaaataaaacagacaaaagataataatagtaacagGATGGAGAAATAAAGATACTAAGGAGTCAAGATTCTAGATTAAATCTTGAAGGGTCACAGATTTGTCTGATAGACTGCACATGAGACATGAAAGACAGGACATATAAGTGATGATGTTGTGCCAGCAAATCTATTAGCAGAATTCAGAGAGATATGGAGAAGACATCCAAATTTTGGAATCTTCAATCTGTAGCATTATCTAAAACACAAGTCTGATGACATAACCCAGGGGAAGAGTCTAAAATCCAAATCCTGAAGTATTCCACTTTTAGAGGTCATAAAGAAAGAACAGCAAAGGAGATCAAGAAGCAGTTAATAACCAACTGGGTAGGAGATGAATCAAAAATGTGAAGCATCcagaattcaaataaaaaaatttttttaggaaGGAGGAAATGAATCTGATAAATGCTGCAGGTAGATCAAATAAATCAACTAAAACTAACCACTGGATTAAGCAATGTGGAATTCATTGATGACCTACACAAGAGTGGGTTAAAGAGAGAATTGGAGGGCCAGATTCTGtgacacgcctgtaatcccagttcaaagctagtctctgCAAAAtcgagtcactaagcaactcagtgagaccctgtctctaaaatataaaataacattggGGATATGGCTGGTGTCGAGCACCCCTTAATTCAATCCCCTCGAGGTACCACCGCCCCCCTGCCAAAAAAGATTGGGAGAATAGAAAATACAGACAACCTGAAATTttcctaaaaaggaaaatttactttcttatggacaagcaaatatgaaataaaataaaggggaacATAGCATCAAACAACAGATTCCCAAGGAGAAGTGACAGTAAAATCAGTATGTTTGCTATTAAAATTATCGAAAGCAACAGAAAACTTAACCCAAGAAAAAGAGGAGACTTGTTGGAACAATATGCTGAATAAATAAGTACACAAGTCTTTGTTTCATCCATTGTAACAAAATGCCAGAAATCATATGGAGAACAACTGGAATGGTGGATAAACAGGTACAAGAGCCAGCCTCTCTCATGGCCCCAGGTGAACCCCACCTCCTGGTATTCACACTGTTCTGCAGCCCTTTCACACAATGTAAAAGGTTGGCCTGTGcagaaaacacacaaagaagaaatgatggggctggggatgtggctcaagcggtagaacactcacctggcaagcgtgaggcccaggttcgatcctcagtaccacatacaaacaaagaagttgtgtctgctgaaaactaaaaaataaatattaaaaaattctctaaaaaaaaaaagttaaaaaaaagaagaaattatatgtCTCTTCAGATATTAAGTTATAAAAAAGACACTGCTTCATCTTAGGTACAAGCTCTCCCAAATTAACTCACTCTAAGGGAAGCCAACTGGTATGACATAAGCAGCCCCATGGACAGGTCCAATCAGTAACTGAGGCCTCTTGCCAAGTAAGAGATTAGAAGCAGTTCATCTAATTCTAGTCAAGCCTTCAGAGACTGCCAATCTAGTCAAAAGTTTAACTGTAGCCTCATGAGAGCCTAAGCCAGAATTGCCAGCTAAGCCACTTTTGGATTCCAAACATTCAGAAAttattatgtaataaaaatgtgttattttaagcAACTAGGTTTTGAGATGGTTTGTTAAAATAGATAACTAGCTAATACGAGTTGAATTCACAAATCTGTGGGCACAGAATTTACCTATTATCTTGCCTACTGACCTGGAAAAAAGTCTGTTAACCTCCCCTGTCAAGTCACATACAATTTACCTAATGAAATACAGTCTTTAAGAAAAAGAGTATAAGTgagtttggtggcacatgcctataattccagctagtTGGGAagttgaggtaggagaatcacaagttcctgGCCAGAGTTAAATCCTAactcaatacaaaaataaaaagaatgggcaatgtagctcagggatagaacAACcctattcaatccccagtacaattaaaaaaaaaaaattaaaaagtatagtaATGAACAAGTTAACTCcactttaacaaataaaaaattttccctaAATGACCCATTTTAATGCATTAGCTGAAATCTTAGGGTATGTGTACCAACCCATGTTAGCCTCACAACATAAGTCAGCCTTACATAGCTCTAACTCTCTATGGTGCTTACTTTTTCAAGAAATGAAGTGAAAGAATGCTGCAGCCACCACATTCTCCTTTAAGAAAGCAATTTAGAGGGCTCCAGAATATTTAAATCAACAATCGCCTCAATTTATCATATACATTCAGATTCCCTCAAGAAATTTTAAACAGTAAGTTTTAGCACAGgagagaatgaaaaggaaaatttaattgAGAAAAGAAACAACCTTGGTCCTTATGATACATACTTCTCTCTTACCTCAAATGTACACTGAAACTTTTTAAGAACTTGAATCGTCCAAGGAGAAGGTCACATCCTTAAGGCAACCAAAGAGAAGGATTAAGGTTACTTCCATGTTTCAAGGATATTTAATATCCTGTTGCCGACTTAAGATTGCCATTTAGATGTTTATTAACCATCTCATATCTAATCAGAAAAGAGAATTCAATTACTTTCCCCAAAATCTATTCCTCCTGTCTACCTTAACACCCCATCTGTAAACTGCCCAAATTAATAATGGCTCACTGGGATCCAGTGGGCTGCATTAGCCGTCCAGAAGGCCCACagtaaacaaacaagaaaaataaagaggcaCTGCGATATAGCAAGGAGTccaataaatggaattttaaaaaggttgaGACACTCTAAGGGTTCAGGGCCTGCAGATATACAGAATGGGGGGTGGGGCTGGAATTACAAACTGGTTTATGATTTTTAAACACCAAAATTAGGCTCCACAAGAGACCACTGCGGGGCAGGGGAGAAAACACAAGGCAGGAGGAGGGTGTACAGGCCCCTTCCTCAGGAGGCCTCGCTGGGCCCGGCACCAGTGTGGGGGAGTTCCGCGGGGTAAGGGGAGACCGACTGAAAGAGGCGCCTAGTCAAGTTAAGGAATGGAATGTGTGAGGCGGCGTGGGGCCCACtgggtccccagcccctcacGCCTTTTGGCGTGAAAAGGCCTCTTGGGCGGCGCAAGGCCACCGGACGCGGTGTCCGAACCTGGGGGGGGCTGCAGCGGTGGATTCTTCCTCCCGTTTCCCCTCAGGGAACGCTCGAGCCGCGCTACTCCACCAGCCTTACCGGCGCTGATCAGTGGCGTCCCCGTGAAGCCGGCCAAGAAACAGCCCCGAACACGCTCCCTGGGCAAAACCCGCAGCCACACCACCTCCTCGGGCCCCAGGGGCCACCACCGCCGCCAACGCCACAGACGTCTCCACACGCGCGCCCAGGGCGACCTGTGATTGGCTGCCAGGTGCGGCGAGCTCGGCTCGGCTCCAGGCGCTACAATTTGATTGGTCACGAAGTGCGGGTTCTGCGCATGCGCGCACTCTGGTGCCCCTGGTGGCTAATGGGCACGTAAGGTCGGGCTGAGGAGTATCAGGCCAAGGTTATGGCTGTAACCCCTGAAGTTCTGGGATCTTGGACCATCCAGGTTCTAAAGCCAGCCAAAGCTCGGCGCTGGGGTTGGGCTCACGGTGCACTCAGAGATAGTTTGCCTTCATTGTCATTATTCCAGGTGTGGTGCCCTTTCTATAAAAGCACTAGCTAACTGTCCCAGGCATAAGAAACTTGACCAAGCAACTGAATCTTGAACCTCATGTTGCATCCGGAGCTAACCTGCCAACTGTGTTAATATAGCTTACAGTGACCTAAAAAgagattttactatttttttctaactgaatgaaaaacaacaaacaatatCATTTTGTGGcatgagaaaattatataaaatccaATTCATACCTTATACCTCCAGGTATTGTCTGTTTCCTAATAAGACagaaaaatttattaattgtCAGAGACTAtatcaaatatttactatctggtcctTTACCAAAACAAGTTTGATGCTGGATACCGTGCTGGTGCacaccttgtaatcccagcaacccaggggtctgaggcaggaggatggaaagttcaaggccagcctaggcaacttaatgagacacctCCTtcccctgtttcaaaaaaataaaaagggctggagatgtagtacAGTGGAAGCTGTActtttggattcaatccccagtattaagtGGGGGTGGAGTAGTTTGCccattctttgatctatttgcaGGGTTTTATCAGTTCTGCTACAAGTTTatctatttcagtatttttttttgtgtgtgtgtatatttttgattttttttttgagagagaatattttattttttgtagatgaacacaacacaatgcctttatttttatgtggtgctgagaatcgaactgggtcccgcccatgctaggcaagcgctctttccctgagccacaatcccagccttgtttttgatttgttgttgttgttgttgttgtttaattggggagtgaacccagggatactctaccactgagctacatcctcagcccttcttagttttaattttgagacaggatctaagttgctgaggctagcctctcagtaatctttttttaaaggttttggttttatttatatgttaccttctccatttatttctttcactctTATTATTTCCTTCCATCCTCACTCTACAAGGATGTGTTGCtcctctttataatttttttaggtAAATGCCTAACTCATTTGTTtgcaaaatcttttattttcctagCATGTAGTGCTGTAAATTTACCTTTACTAATCTAACTGTGTCCCACAATTTTGGTatcataatatattaattttccttCAATTCCAAGGAAGTCCTAATTTCCTTAGTGATTCTCACTTTTTTAACCTAGGAGGTTATAgagtaatgttttaaattattttaaaaatctacaggattttaaaatactatCCCTTTAACTGTTCAGTAGAGTATACCATAGTCAAAATGAAGAGATCATAGATGTAGAAGAGATATTTACAATGTTTAAGATGTATGTATGTGAAATTATCTTTTGACTGCACAATAATGCCAGTATTGATCAATAAAGGCTATTATCTAAACTCTGGGCTTCAAAtttcactagttttttttttgttgttgttgttttgttttgtttttttactaataccctttttctctttctgattccCATCCAGGACAATGAATTGCACTAAGTCATCctgtttctttatcttttccaGGTCTGAGACAGTTTCTCAaactttccttatttttgaagATCTTGACAACTTTAAGGAGTAAAGGTGAGATACTTTTCAGAATGTATCTCAGTTTGGGTTTGATGCTTTTCTTGTGGTTACACTGGGTTTTTAGAAGAATATGAAAGACATGATGTGCCCTTCTCACCAAATCTTAGGGATACATGCCATCAATGGGACTTGTTGGTTTCTCCTTGGTAAAGttgctttctttccccttcatACACTATTCTTTGGAAATTCTGGCTAACTGTCCCAGGCATAAGAAACTTGACCAAGCAACTGAACCTTGTACCTCATGTTTTTGAAGTTGCATCCAGAGCTAGCCTGCCAACTGTGTTGACATAGCTTACAGTGAACTAAGCCATTAAATCCTGCCTATGCCCAGGACAGGGCATGAGGCCTCCTTGAGGGAAGAGTACATACATTACTTGAAGTTCTAttgtaaaaatgattattttaattttaaattaatcaaaaataaatatttttaaattcaatgccTCAGTCATAGTAGCCACATTTCTATAGCTCAATATGCCACATGTAGCATATTGGCAAGAGCAGatgcagaacatttccatcattacAGAAAGTTCTACAGACAGCAGACTTAAATCATTAATTTCTCaacctttcttctttctaaatataACCATTCTTCAGTGTTCATGGGAAATTGTTTCCAGAACTCCATGCAGAtgccaaaatctgtggatgctcaagtcacttatataaaatgatgtaatatGTGCttataacctaaaaaaaaaagctcctgaATTCTTCATATTATctctaaattttttataatacatattGCTATGTAAATACTATATTGTCTAGGGAATGATGGTGAAGAAGAAAGTCTCTATGTGTTaaatacagatgcaattttttaaatatttattttagttgtacacaatacctttgtttttatttatttatttttatgtggtgctaaggatcgaactcagggcctcgcatgctctaggcaagtgctctctaccactgaaccacaaccccagccccatacagatgcaatttttttccaatattttcaatCCAAGGTTGATTGGATCCATGGGTACAGAATCCACATGTACAGAGGGCCAACTGTACATGTATTTAGAGATAAATGTCTATGAATTGCTTTAGTTCCATCGCATAAATTTTGTGATTGTATGCAACATTATTGAGTTCATCATTTTCCCTTTTCCACTGAGATTTCTTAAAGGAGCTCTGGGCTATTTATATTGAGGACCAGGACTAAGGTAAAATAAGCAAGGATCCCAGAGCACAACATTAAGGAGGCACTCACTCACAGGTTCCTAGAACCTGTCACTTTTGCCCATTAGGCTCCTGTTTGCTTCAACCTAGTCCTAGTTCAATTTAGCTGTATTGTCAAATTTCCAGATTTTAGGAGTTTTATAATGATCTTTCTGTCATTAATTTTTAGCTCAATCTCTCTGCAGTCCATGGTAGCTACAAAAAGCCGTACAACTAATATCATAATTAATGGGAAAGTATTGTATCTGAATTTGAGAACAGGGCAAAGATGTTCATGATAACCACTTCAGTACACAAAGACCCTGGAACAGTAAGACAATTTAGAACTCTAAAGCTGAAGAAGTAAACACAGATACACAGACTTACGCAAAGTTACAATAATTAAGACAGGGTAGCATTAGCACAAAAAGAGAGAACTGAACAAATGGAATAGaacagtccagaaacatacatgCAGTCACCTGatttatacaaaatattccaTTGCAACAAAGTGGGGAAGAAGTGGTCTTGAGTAAATGCTTTTGTTGATTTAGATATGCTTCTGAAAAATATTAACCTTGATCCTATGTTTTATCATATCATAATAATTCATTTGAGATTGCTCATAACTACATGTTAAAGGCTAAAGAGatacatttctaaaagaaaacataggaggaaTATCTTTATGTCCTTGATAGTAATTTCCTTAATATACAGGAAGGGCAAATCCTGATATACATATTATATCTTTGAAACCAACATACAGATCAAGATATGGAATATATGTAGTGTTCTAGCAGTTTACTTATACCTTACCAAGTGAAAAacagaacagtttttaaaaggtAAGAGAGAATAAGACTTGAAGAATATCTAAGTTATAAaccacatgaaaaatatattttcaagatcATTACTCATCAAGATGCAAATTGAAGCTACAATGTGATACTACAACTTCAAGAAATGGGCAATAGTTAAAAAGACTGAAAGGATCAAATGTTGGATCTGTGGAATTATCAGTATTGATGATGGTAATATAAATTgtttcattcactttttaaagtatttgaccATATTTACACTAAAAAAAGCTGAATATGTGCAATTCCAGCACTATATCGAAAACAAATAACTACCCATGTCTTCCAGAAAATATACACAAgctcatagcagctttattcaaaaTAGTTGAAGAATCAACCACAAAGTCCATCGACTATAAAGTGGATATATAAGActgtgtcaattttatttaatggaattctacccagaaatgaaaaacagcatgcTACTATTATATATAGCAAGCATGCatttcacttttcaaaaataagCCAAAGGCAAGAATTTATTGTATgaatccatttatttaaaattcgtAAGTAGAAAAAACTATAATGGTAGAGGTCAGAGTAGTGGTTACTTTTGTAGAGAGGTTTGAGTGGGAAAGGGCATGAAGATTTCTGAGATACTTCTTGACAGTAAGAAGGTAAAGATGTCACGGTAAAACCTGACAGTTGATCACATTACTGGTTAGCATCAGCCACAATGTACAGCTTCAGTTCTACCTTTCACAATTCCTGAAAGTGGGTAGAATGTTTTTAGCCAGAATCCTGGCTGTAGGTACAGAATATCTAGTGTTTACTGACTTCctctttttagttttcaaagaTGACAGGCAAGGATCAGTGTTGCTCACAATAATGAATGTTTGTACTTCTTCATGGGTGAGTTGAAGTCTGAATAATAACCTTTGTTCCAGGAGGCAATCCCTCCAGTGGTACtggctttttaaatgtttgatgattCTTGGTTTTGTGCTCTATTTCCTCCTTCGAAGTCAAAAACTGTAGCCGGCACTTGGAACATGAAAAGAGGTTCTTCTTGTTCCAGTGCTTCCAACAATGATTCATGTATggatttgccattttaaaaactttgagaCAAAACAGACAAAGCAAATTCTTAGTGTTTTCATGGTGTGTTATAAAATGTGTTTCCACATCAGCAAAGGCTGATGATCTGTAACTGCAAATCTGGCACACATAGGGCATTTCCCCAGGCTTATGATTGTCCTTCATGTGTTCTAAGAGAATCTGATCTGTTTCAAATGACAACTCACAAATTTTACAGACAGCAGAGGGCTCCTGAAAAGTGTGTACACTGTTAATATGATGTTGTAGTTGGAAGGGAGTGGGAAATTGCCGATGGCAGTGCTGGCAGGTAGTGTGGATTTCCCAGCTGTCACCCCTCTGCTTCTCAAGTTCCAAATGATGCTTCATGTGATTcataaacttaacattttttagAACTTTCAAGCAGCTAGAGCATTGAAAGGTTGTGTGAGTTTTCTGTTCTGGCTGCCCATCCCCTTGATGTTGTCCATAGTAAAAGTCACTAAGTGACATGATTAAATTTCCTTTCTTGGGATCAAAGGTCTTGTTTTGACTTGCAAGGCTGGAAAAGCCTGTTTTTATCAGTCCTTCAGAGTTATTTCCTGGGCCTGGATCTCTAAGAACAAAAGGTACCTTTTCATTAGCAGGAGGCCAAGGAGAGGATGTTCCATTCTGAACGTGACTTGATAAGAAGTGAGTACTTTTTGAGGGTGTACTTATGTCTTTTGTAGGAGAGATATCAGAAGAGGCCATAGTTGATGAATGTGTACTTGGGATTTTATTCCTGAGTTTAGACCTTTTTGGATTTCTGCTGTCTATATCTGAAGTAGAAGTTCTCTTTGAATCACAAGAACTTTCAACCTTGCCTACTACAGAAAGTGCAACTTTCTCTAGACACTGAGTCCTTGAAGGGAACAAATCTGATGAATGGGGAGGAACAACTTGTGGTGAGCTCATTCTATAATCAGGTTTAGAGGAAGACTCAACAGTAATAGGAATATCTATTGAACTCTGTTCAGACTGA from Urocitellus parryii isolate mUroPar1 chromosome 3, mUroPar1.hap1, whole genome shotgun sequence carries:
- the LOC113177167 gene encoding LOW QUALITY PROTEIN: zinc finger protein 280A-like (The sequence of the model RefSeq protein was modified relative to this genomic sequence to represent the inferred CDS: inserted 2 bases in 1 codon; substituted 1 base at 1 genomic stop codon) yields the protein MSDHFFREEQEPKPLKKHQRESNQIDKDNDAELIFIGMEHANEDAEILFVRMISNSKPVISNILNRVTPGSYSRRKKGHLSQDPAQMFQSAMHVTPMATAITPVAQSEQSSIDIPITVESSSKPDYRMSSPQVVPPHSSDLFPSRTQCLEKVALSVVGKVESSCDSKRTSTSDIDSRNPKRSKLRNKIPSTHSSTMASSDISPTKDISTPSKSTHFLSSHVQNGTSSPWPPANEKVPFVLRDPGPGNNSEGLIKTGFSSLASQNKTFDPKKGNLIMSLSDFYYGQHQGDGQPEQKTHTTFQCSSCLKVLKNVKFMNHMKHHLELEKQRGDSWEIHTTCQHCHRQFPTPFQLQHHINSVHTFQEPSAVCKICELSFETDQILLEHMKDNHKPGEMPYVCQICSYRSSAFADVETHFITHHENTKNLLCLFCLKVFKMANPYMNHCWKHWNKKNLFSCSKCRLQFLTSKEEIEHKTKNHQTFKKPVPLEGLPPGTKVIIQTSTHPXRSXQTFIIVSNTDPCLSSLKTKKRKSVNTRYSVPTARILAKNILPTFRNCER